CACGGACGGCGACGGCAGCAACGAAGCGGCAGCCATGCAATCTATGGCGATAGACATGGGCATTCCGCCCGAACACATCCGCATCGAAAACAAATCAGAAAGCACTTTTGAAAACATCGCCTTGAGCGCCCCGCTGTTGCAAGACGTATCCAACGTCATCATCGTCAGCGACGCCTTCCATCTCGCACGCGCCGAGTGGCTCGTCAACCGTCATTTAAAAGGCAAAAACGTCCAGTTTTACGCTTCCGGTTCCTGCGGCGACTCCACGCCCAATTACCTGCGCAAACTCTCCCGCGAAATACCCGCGTGGATTAAAGCCATGATTATGCACCGCTGAATCCTGTTCGTCCGAAGCAGACGGCTTTCGGTTTGGACAAACCGCGTTCACAGCTAGGCGTTGTCTGCATGGTTCATCATTGACGAAAGGTCGTCTGAAAATCGAAATCCGTTTTCAGACGACCTTTCCGTTATTCATCCCCTCAAACGCCATAACTGCAAACACCAAGCCACATATCGCCGCAAACGCATTTCCGTTATATCCAAAGAAGCAAACAATATTTCCCGTGCGATTCCCACCTTGTTATATTCCCCGCTCAAGTATTTGTCTGATAAGGAAAATATGATGGGACTCAAATCATGGCTGGGCATTATCTTCATCGGCGCGACGGTGTGGCTCGCCTCATGCGGGCAGTCCGGCGGCACGTCGAAAGGCAAACCCGAGCGCATCGTCATGTTGAATGTATCGTACGACCCGACACGCGAGTTCTACCGCGAATACAACCCGTTTTTCCAACACTACTGGCAAAAAACACACGGACAGGAAGCAGATATCCGCCTCTCCAACGGCGGTTCAGGCAAACAATCATTGACCGTGCAAAACGGCTTGAAAGCCGATGTCGTAACGCTTGCGCTGGCATCCGACATCGACGCGCTCCATCACAACAAAGCAGGCAGGCAACTCTTGGCGGAAGATTGGCAAAAAGCCTTGCCACACAACAGCACACCCTACACTTCGACCATCGTGTTCCTCGTACGCAAAGGCAATCCCAAGCAGATTCATG
The DNA window shown above is from Neisseria sicca and carries:
- a CDS encoding YdcF family protein, coding for MKRWIIGGLIPLLLIWETSVAWLHYQAVQAEKASQNIKPADIAVILGNSVNRRGKPNPCLRSRVEAGVALYRQNKVSGLLMSGGTDGDGSNEAAAMQSMAIDMGIPPEHIRIENKSESTFENIALSAPLLQDVSNVIIVSDAFHLARAEWLVNRHLKGKNVQFYASGSCGDSTPNYLRKLSREIPAWIKAMIMHR
- a CDS encoding sulfate ABC transporter substrate-binding protein; translation: MSAWFIIDERSSENRNPFSDDLSVIHPLKRHNCKHQATYRRKRISVISKEANNISRAIPTLLYSPLKYLSDKENMMGLKSWLGIIFIGATVWLASCGQSGGTSKGKPERIVMLNVSYDPTREFYREYNPFFQHYWQKTHGQEADIRLSNGGSGKQSLTVQNGLKADVVTLALASDIDALHHNKAGRQLLAEDWQKALPHNSTPYTSTIVFLVRKGNPKQIHDWDDLVKGDVQIITANPKTSGGARWNFLSAWAYAQEKGGDAAAEQFVSELYRRVPVMDAGARGSTITFTRRGLGDVLLVWENEAHLALQENPNQFEIITPSISMLCEPPVAVVSAVAKEKGTEQIAKTYLEMLYSKEAQRMAARHFYRPTDEAVRAEFKTRFPDLKLVGIDETFGGWRKAQARFFNDGGVFDKIYRPQS